A genomic window from Elusimicrobiota bacterium includes:
- a CDS encoding DEAD/DEAH box helicase produces MNTDKEKNIIQRFGQVFSNLSKPEDKTPSKPVVQPVNVPTVPVHAAAPKHVEHKPQGPSASFYGLGIAPRILESLAKLKFTEPTPIQHKAIPIALEGKDLIGVAQTGTGKTLAFCIPMYQRLAQISKNGLILLPTRELALQVDEVFRKVGHTFGIKTAVLIGGAPMGAQISALRAKPRIIIATPGRLLDHLQQRNVTLSEVSLVVLDEADRMLDMGFAPQIDRVLQSVTKDRQTMLFSATLPAEILRIVNRYMKLPVSIEIAPSGTVAENIDQKLFVVNKESKLKLLEKIVRQYTGSILLFTRTKHGARNITQKLRNINCQAAEIHSNRSLSQRREALDGFRSGKYRILVATDIASRGIDVKNIELVINYDIPEDPENYVHRIGRTGRIGAQGQAITFATREQYKDVKNIERLIKNALPVSSHPDIPSEAFFQPSNSFVLRNNFRRPRTSMRRR; encoded by the coding sequence TTGAACACAGACAAAGAGAAAAACATTATTCAAAGATTTGGGCAAGTATTCAGCAATCTTTCAAAACCGGAGGACAAAACGCCTTCAAAACCTGTTGTACAGCCGGTTAATGTGCCGACAGTTCCGGTTCACGCAGCCGCACCTAAACATGTCGAACATAAACCTCAGGGCCCTTCGGCAAGTTTTTACGGCCTGGGTATTGCGCCCAGGATTCTTGAATCCCTGGCTAAATTAAAATTTACCGAACCGACACCGATTCAGCATAAAGCTATTCCGATTGCCCTTGAAGGAAAGGATTTAATCGGTGTTGCCCAGACCGGTACCGGGAAAACTCTTGCATTTTGCATTCCTATGTACCAGCGCCTGGCGCAAATTTCAAAAAACGGGCTTATACTTCTTCCTACCAGGGAACTTGCGCTGCAGGTGGATGAAGTATTCAGAAAAGTCGGCCATACATTTGGCATAAAAACAGCTGTGCTTATCGGCGGGGCGCCTATGGGCGCCCAGATTTCGGCCCTAAGAGCCAAACCGCGCATTATTATTGCCACGCCCGGCCGTTTGCTTGACCACCTTCAACAAAGAAATGTGACACTTTCAGAAGTAAGCCTAGTCGTATTGGATGAAGCAGACAGAATGCTGGATATGGGTTTTGCTCCGCAGATAGACCGCGTGCTTCAAAGCGTAACCAAGGACCGGCAGACAATGTTGTTTTCTGCCACGCTTCCTGCAGAAATATTAAGAATTGTAAACAGGTATATGAAGCTTCCGGTAAGCATTGAAATTGCGCCGTCGGGTACGGTAGCTGAAAACATAGACCAAAAATTATTTGTAGTAAACAAAGAATCAAAATTGAAACTGCTTGAAAAAATTGTCAGGCAATATACCGGCTCCATACTTTTATTTACGCGCACAAAACACGGCGCCAGGAATATTACCCAGAAACTGAGGAATATAAATTGCCAGGCGGCGGAAATACATTCAAACCGTTCGTTAAGCCAGCGCAGGGAAGCGCTCGACGGTTTCAGGTCAGGCAAATACAGGATATTGGTAGCAACGGATATCGCATCCCGCGGCATTGACGTAAAAAATATTGAATTAGTAATAAATTATGATATCCCAGAGGACCCGGAAAATTATGTACACCGTATCGGCAGGACCGGCCGCATCGGCGCGCAGGGACAGGCAATTACCTTTGCTACCCGCGAGCAATATAAGGACGTAAAGAATATTGAAAGATTGATCAAAAATGCACTGCCTGTTTCCAGCCACCCGGATATACCTTCGGAGGCTTTTTTCCAGCCCTCTAATTCCTTTGTTTTAAGAAACAATTTCCGCAGGCCCAGGACTTCCATGCGCCGCAGATAA
- a CDS encoding DUF401 family protein — MATLKITLILLFLILWIKRKQDLGAGLLIGSFVLGILSAGFFDVLKFMFRSVYATDTIDLIVVMILIFYFIEIWSKTGGTASLCKNLNHVIKDSPVALVIPPAIIGLIPIMGGAMVSAPLVKDSFYAKNVSPAKQTFQNFWFRHIWEYAIPTYPGVIISAGILGVSYGKVFALNFPLTIFAIIIGSIVGLTGIKYRKPDLLNNDTSGIKGLLVAFLPLFVILVPALVFKVPLFLSLAISIILMALVNKISIPRLNGLFIKSFNFNIISVVVGIMAFKYVMEDTGVIVQMSREFISWKIPVLLLLFLLPFITGFITGITQAFVAISFPLLINYLSADNNLLTWAYVSGYMGVLLSPVHVCLVLTKEYFGASWKDVYKILIIPCLFMLAAAFFIIKIRG, encoded by the coding sequence ATGGCGACTTTAAAAATAACATTAATTCTTCTTTTTCTGATTTTATGGATTAAACGTAAGCAGGACCTGGGCGCAGGGCTGCTAATAGGTTCTTTTGTGCTTGGTATTTTAAGCGCAGGGTTTTTTGACGTGTTAAAGTTTATGTTCCGGTCGGTTTACGCTACCGACACCATTGATTTAATTGTCGTAATGATCCTGATTTTTTATTTCATTGAAATTTGGAGCAAGACCGGCGGCACAGCATCGCTTTGCAAAAATTTAAACCATGTAATAAAGGATTCGCCTGTGGCGCTTGTAATCCCTCCGGCAATAATCGGGCTTATTCCGATAATGGGCGGGGCGATGGTATCCGCTCCTTTAGTTAAGGATTCCTTTTACGCGAAAAATGTTTCACCCGCAAAACAGACTTTCCAGAACTTCTGGTTCAGGCATATCTGGGAGTATGCAATTCCCACCTATCCCGGGGTAATTATTTCAGCAGGGATTCTCGGCGTATCCTACGGTAAAGTTTTTGCCCTGAATTTTCCCTTAACTATTTTTGCAATAATAATCGGCTCGATAGTAGGCCTGACAGGCATTAAATACAGGAAGCCCGATTTGTTAAATAATGATACAAGCGGCATAAAAGGACTGCTGGTAGCGTTCTTGCCTCTTTTTGTAATTTTGGTGCCGGCCCTGGTTTTTAAAGTTCCGCTGTTTCTTTCATTGGCAATTTCCATAATTCTTATGGCGCTTGTAAATAAAATAAGCATCCCCCGGCTTAATGGCCTATTTATAAAAAGTTTTAATTTTAATATAATCAGCGTTGTAGTAGGCATTATGGCTTTCAAATACGTCATGGAAGACACTGGGGTAATAGTGCAGATGTCCAGGGAATTCATCAGCTGGAAAATCCCTGTTTTGTTATTATTGTTTTTACTCCCGTTTATTACAGGTTTTATTACGGGAATTACGCAGGCGTTTGTGGCTATTTCATTTCCGCTTCTTATAAATTATCTCAGCGCAGATAACAACCTGCTTACCTGGGCTTATGTATCGGGTTATATGGGGGTCCTGCTTTCACCCGTCCATGTATGCCTGGTCCTGACGAAAGAGTATTTTGGCGCATCCTGGAAAGATGTTTATAAAATACTGATAATCCCGTGCCTGTTCATGCTGGCAGCGGCTTTTTTCATAATCAAAATCAGAGGATAA
- a CDS encoding homocysteine biosynthesis protein: MSKTIDEINEKIKKGQAVIVTAEEMIDIVEQKGAAKAAQEVDVVTTGTFGPMCSSGMYLNLGHSKPRIKIGGGSCYLNDVPAYCGFAAVDIYLGCTQTPDFDPRNADYPGDFRYGGGHVIEEFVAGKDIRLVAMAYGTDCYPRKKLETLVNIKDVNEAVLFNPRNAYQNYNVAVNLSDKVIYTYMGTLRPKLGNANYCSAGQLSPLLNDPLFKTIGIGTRLFLGGGIGYVAWNGTQHNPHVKRKENGTPCVPAGTLALIGDLKQMKSGWLVGASFQGYGATLNVGVGIPIPILNEEMAKYTAVKDDAIFAPVVDYSENYPKMIPGNLGEVSYAQLKSGKITVQGKEVPSGSLSSYSKAREIAEVLKDWIVKKQFFLSEPVAPLPGPDSITTFKAMHERLGAKG, encoded by the coding sequence ATGAGTAAAACAATCGATGAAATAAACGAAAAAATCAAGAAAGGCCAGGCTGTTATAGTTACCGCTGAAGAAATGATAGATATCGTGGAACAAAAAGGCGCCGCTAAAGCAGCTCAGGAAGTGGATGTGGTCACAACAGGCACTTTCGGGCCCATGTGTTCCAGCGGCATGTATTTAAATCTGGGGCATTCAAAACCAAGAATAAAAATAGGAGGCGGGAGCTGTTATTTAAATGACGTTCCGGCATATTGCGGTTTCGCCGCAGTTGATATTTACCTGGGTTGCACCCAAACGCCGGATTTTGACCCGAGAAATGCGGATTATCCCGGCGATTTCAGGTATGGCGGCGGCCATGTTATAGAAGAATTTGTTGCAGGTAAAGACATACGGCTTGTTGCTATGGCTTATGGCACAGATTGCTACCCCAGAAAAAAACTTGAAACCCTTGTAAATATAAAAGACGTTAATGAAGCAGTATTGTTCAATCCGAGAAATGCTTATCAAAATTACAATGTAGCAGTAAACCTTTCGGATAAAGTTATTTACACCTACATGGGGACTCTGCGGCCAAAATTGGGTAATGCAAATTATTGCAGCGCCGGCCAGTTGTCGCCGCTTTTAAATGACCCTCTTTTTAAAACTATCGGCATAGGAACAAGGTTGTTTTTGGGCGGCGGTATCGGTTATGTAGCATGGAACGGCACCCAGCATAATCCTCACGTAAAACGAAAAGAAAACGGTACTCCCTGCGTGCCTGCCGGAACGCTTGCGCTGATAGGGGATTTAAAACAAATGAAATCCGGATGGCTCGTTGGGGCAAGTTTTCAGGGCTACGGCGCTACTTTAAATGTCGGCGTCGGAATACCGATTCCGATCCTAAATGAAGAAATGGCAAAATACACTGCTGTCAAAGATGACGCTATATTTGCCCCGGTTGTAGATTACAGCGAAAATTACCCGAAAATGATTCCCGGAAATCTCGGCGAAGTTTCTTATGCGCAATTAAAATCAGGCAAAATAACTGTCCAGGGAAAAGAAGTCCCCTCAGGGTCGCTTTCAAGTTATTCAAAAGCCAGAGAAATTGCGGAAGTCTTGAAAGACTGGATTGTGAAAAAGCAATTTTTTCTTTCAGAACCTGTCGCGCCTCTGCCTGGGCCTGATTCAATCACCACTTTTAAGGCCATGCATGAGAGGCTCGGGGCAAAAGGATAA
- a CDS encoding 4Fe-4S binding protein, producing MFTKRVIMRYPTKLVDKPIVSKLVKEFHLDFNILKASVTPNEEGVLVLELIGDRKNYNKAMDYLKGLNVTIQPFKHDIIRNEKKCTHCGACVVACPAEALIVETKSRKIIFDEKKCIACELCIPICPVRAMEMHY from the coding sequence ATGTTCACAAAAAGAGTCATAATGAGATATCCCACAAAACTGGTTGATAAGCCGATAGTAAGCAAGCTTGTCAAAGAGTTCCATCTTGATTTTAATATTTTAAAAGCGTCAGTAACACCCAATGAAGAAGGGGTGTTAGTTCTTGAGCTGATCGGCGACCGCAAGAATTACAATAAAGCAATGGATTATCTGAAAGGCTTAAACGTAACCATACAGCCTTTTAAGCATGATATAATCCGCAATGAAAAAAAATGTACCCATTGCGGGGCCTGTGTTGTAGCCTGCCCAGCGGAAGCATTAATAGTAGAAACCAAAAGCAGAAAAATTATTTTCGATGAGAAAAAGTGTATAGCCTGCGAACTTTGCATACCTATCTGCCCGGTCCGCGCTATGGAAATGCATTATTAA
- a CDS encoding UPF0280 family protein, with amino-acid sequence MVYEPRFYRDWTLSETESDLASFEAIVKETDLFIRVSSAKKNLQKKAINSILKYRRSIEKYISRHPEFLKALAPVTLEKDAPSIIKDMIECAKTCNVGPMASVAGAIAQYAGNDLLAYCDEVIVENGGDIFIKTNKKRLVGVYAGSSVFTKKIALEILPEKTPLGICASSGTVGPSLSFGKADAVIIVARSAILADAAATTVGNAINEVSDIPKGLDLAKTIKGIKGVIIIKNDKLGAWGEVKITVC; translated from the coding sequence ATGGTTTATGAACCCCGTTTTTACCGCGATTGGACGCTTTCGGAAACCGAAAGCGATTTAGCCTCTTTTGAAGCAATAGTTAAGGAAACCGACCTTTTTATCCGCGTTAGTTCCGCTAAAAAAAACCTTCAGAAAAAAGCCATAAATTCAATTCTGAAATACCGCCGGTCAATCGAGAAATATATTTCCCGCCATCCTGAATTTTTAAAAGCGCTGGCGCCGGTTACCCTGGAAAAAGATGCCCCCTCAATAATCAAAGATATGATTGAGTGCGCAAAAACCTGCAATGTAGGCCCTATGGCATCTGTTGCCGGGGCTATTGCGCAGTATGCAGGCAATGATTTGCTCGCCTATTGCGATGAAGTGATTGTAGAAAACGGGGGAGATATTTTTATCAAGACGAATAAAAAAAGGCTGGTAGGAGTTTATGCCGGCAGTTCAGTATTTACAAAAAAAATTGCACTTGAAATCCTTCCGGAAAAGACCCCGCTTGGGATCTGCGCTTCTTCTGGAACCGTGGGACCCAGTTTAAGTTTCGGCAAAGCGGACGCAGTTATAATTGTTGCGCGTTCAGCTATCTTGGCTGACGCTGCGGCCACAACCGTAGGCAATGCAATCAATGAAGTATCCGATATACCAAAGGGATTGGACCTTGCCAAAACAATTAAAGGAATTAAAGGCGTCATTATTATCAAGAACGACAAACTGGGCGCCTGGGGCGAGGTAAAAATTACAGTTTGTTAG
- a CDS encoding LemA family protein, whose amino-acid sequence MKQVWIVLGVIVGVVVIVGGMYASYFNKFVTLNESINASWAQVENQYQRRLDLIPNLINTVKGYAKHENEIFTRVAEARAKLIGAKTTNDKVKATGELDSAVSRLLMIAENYPQLKANENFIRLQDSLEGTENRISVERQRYNEVVRIYNILVQRFPSNIVASMGGFQKKDAYFKAEEVAKTVPKVSF is encoded by the coding sequence ATGAAACAAGTGTGGATTGTTTTAGGAGTGATTGTAGGCGTTGTAGTAATTGTCGGCGGGATGTACGCTTCTTATTTTAATAAGTTTGTAACGCTTAACGAAAGCATCAACGCATCCTGGGCCCAGGTAGAAAACCAGTACCAGAGAAGGCTTGACCTTATACCGAACCTGATAAACACGGTAAAAGGCTATGCAAAACATGAAAATGAAATATTCACGCGCGTTGCAGAAGCCAGGGCAAAATTAATCGGCGCAAAAACAACCAATGACAAAGTAAAAGCTACCGGCGAACTGGACAGCGCGGTTTCCCGCCTGCTAATGATTGCGGAAAATTATCCTCAATTAAAGGCAAACGAGAATTTCATCAGATTGCAGGACTCTCTTGAAGGAACTGAAAACAGGATTTCCGTTGAAAGACAAAGATACAATGAAGTTGTCCGGATTTACAATATTTTAGTTCAGCGTTTTCCAAGCAATATAGTTGCTTCTATGGGCGGCTTCCAAAAGAAGGATGCTTACTTTAAAGCGGAAGAAGTTGCTAAAACAGTTCCAAAAGTATCATTCTAA
- a CDS encoding nucleotidyltransferase domain-containing protein, translated as MELTKFVEELKNTLGSNLKSIVLYGSQASGEAVKKRSDYNLLLTLENFGFTELKLLQKPVNKWIKSNNSVPVIFTCNQFEESFDVFPIEFLDMKEHHKILYGENPFVNMEIVSSNLRHECEHELKSKYLKLCQEFMATKGKQSEIKELLINSISTFLVLFRNVLRLTGQVPPPKKIDALSMLSKQVRINTEPFITVSKIKEGDKAAQKVEIEVLFNSYLNEIEKVIDFVGSFMVPRK; from the coding sequence ATGGAACTTACAAAATTTGTTGAAGAACTAAAAAACACACTGGGTTCAAACCTAAAATCAATAGTACTTTACGGGTCCCAGGCAAGCGGAGAGGCGGTAAAAAAACGTTCTGACTATAATTTACTGCTTACATTGGAAAATTTTGGATTTACTGAACTAAAATTACTTCAAAAACCTGTGAACAAGTGGATAAAAAGCAATAATTCTGTACCAGTCATCTTTACCTGCAATCAATTCGAGGAATCATTTGACGTTTTTCCCATAGAATTCCTCGATATGAAAGAGCATCACAAAATCCTTTACGGCGAAAACCCCTTTGTTAACATGGAAATTGTTTCTTCAAACCTGCGCCATGAGTGCGAACACGAGCTTAAAAGCAAATACCTCAAACTTTGCCAAGAGTTTATGGCAACTAAAGGCAAACAATCAGAAATCAAAGAATTGTTGATAAACTCAATTTCAACTTTTCTTGTTCTTTTCAGGAATGTCCTACGCTTAACCGGCCAGGTACCGCCGCCGAAAAAAATTGACGCTTTAAGCATGTTATCCAAGCAGGTAAGAATTAATACTGAACCTTTTATAACTGTTTCTAAAATTAAGGAAGGCGACAAGGCGGCACAAAAAGTTGAGATAGAAGTTTTGTTCAACTCTTATTTAAATGAGATTGAAAAAGTTATTGATTTTGTAGGTAGTTTTATGGTACCCCGAAAATAA
- a CDS encoding TPM domain-containing protein — MRKYLLAYTFLLSLTASAFPQSCVLDTPRPQGWVSDFAQIIPSETQLQINKIAAEIEQKTSAEVAVVTVKNLNGLAIEDYSVKLFEKWKIGKKDKNNGILFLIASEDRKLRIEVGYGLEGALPDGLCGEILDKAVIPFFKQGDTGQGILGGVYGIALLVAKEYNVDLSNGLIPENTAIPTLAQNSYPPLKLGLANIIFIAIIFLILLYLMIFHPGLFFFLLLNVLFSGGRGGGGGFGGGGGWGGFGGGSSGGGGASRGW; from the coding sequence ATGAGAAAATATTTGTTGGCTTATACATTTTTATTATCTTTAACAGCTTCAGCTTTCCCACAAAGCTGCGTTTTAGATACACCCCGCCCGCAGGGCTGGGTATCCGATTTCGCCCAGATAATACCTTCTGAAACACAATTACAAATCAATAAAATTGCGGCCGAAATCGAACAAAAAACTTCCGCAGAAGTTGCGGTAGTAACGGTTAAAAATCTTAACGGCCTCGCTATTGAAGACTATTCCGTAAAATTATTTGAAAAGTGGAAAATAGGGAAGAAAGATAAAAATAACGGCATTCTTTTCCTTATAGCGTCAGAAGACCGGAAATTGCGCATTGAAGTTGGTTACGGGCTGGAAGGAGCTTTACCGGATGGGCTCTGCGGTGAAATCCTGGACAAGGCTGTTATTCCCTTCTTTAAACAGGGTGATACCGGACAAGGAATATTGGGAGGCGTTTACGGAATAGCCTTGCTAGTAGCAAAAGAATACAATGTTGATCTTAGTAACGGTTTAATACCTGAAAACACCGCAATCCCAACTCTTGCTCAAAATAGTTATCCCCCGCTCAAATTAGGTTTAGCAAACATTATTTTTATCGCAATAATATTTCTTATCCTGCTTTACCTGATGATTTTTCACCCTGGGCTGTTTTTTTTCCTGCTGCTTAACGTGCTATTTTCCGGAGGAAGAGGCGGTGGCGGAGGATTCGGCGGAGGAGGCGGCTGGGGAGGATTCGGCGGAGGCTCAAGCGGTGGCGGTGGAGCATCGAGAGGCTGGTAA